One Synechococcus sp. JA-2-3B'a(2-13) genomic window carries:
- a CDS encoding Gfo/Idh/MocA family protein → MGIIGTGYAARSRAEALRKDGQVQIVAVAGRAPDRSDAFAAELGAVAYSDWSSLLGEQRLDLVFVSTINRDHAAIARAALEAGIHTVVEYPLALSAAEARSLVQLAAERQVLLHVEHIELISGVHRLLKQELEGLGKLFAVRYITLTATHPAPDRWTYRPELFGFPLMGAVSRIHRLVDLLGRVERVSCQLRYDGPDLPHRYSSCYCTAQLSFASGLLAVLTYGKGDSLWCSQRLLEFHGQRGGLLINGEEATLLRPGSAHPLETGSRHGLFEQDTRMVLDHLRHGRPLYIHTENMLHALAVAEAAERSAQTQQVVCVQDWP, encoded by the coding sequence GTGGGGATCATCGGCACCGGCTACGCAGCTCGCTCACGGGCCGAGGCCTTGCGCAAAGATGGGCAAGTGCAGATTGTCGCTGTTGCCGGTCGAGCTCCCGACCGGAGCGATGCTTTTGCCGCCGAGTTGGGGGCCGTCGCCTATTCGGACTGGTCTTCTCTGTTGGGCGAGCAGCGGCTGGATCTGGTTTTTGTCAGCACCATCAATCGGGATCATGCCGCCATTGCCCGTGCTGCTCTGGAGGCAGGGATCCACACCGTCGTGGAATATCCCCTCGCCCTCAGCGCTGCCGAAGCGCGTTCCTTGGTGCAATTGGCAGCCGAGCGGCAAGTGCTGCTGCACGTCGAACACATCGAGCTAATTAGCGGCGTTCACCGGTTGCTGAAACAAGAGCTGGAAGGGTTGGGCAAGCTGTTTGCCGTTCGCTACATCACTCTCACCGCCACCCACCCCGCCCCCGATCGCTGGACCTATCGGCCTGAGTTGTTTGGCTTCCCCCTCATGGGGGCCGTTTCTCGCATCCACCGCTTGGTGGACTTGTTGGGCAGGGTAGAACGGGTGAGCTGCCAACTGCGCTACGACGGGCCGGATCTGCCCCACCGCTACAGCAGTTGCTACTGCACAGCCCAGCTGAGTTTTGCCAGTGGGTTGCTGGCGGTGTTGACCTATGGCAAGGGGGATTCCCTGTGGTGCTCGCAGCGGCTACTGGAGTTCCACGGTCAACGGGGGGGCCTATTGATCAACGGCGAAGAGGCAACGTTGCTGCGGCCCGGCAGCGCCCACCCTCTAGAGACGGGATCCCGCCACGGCCTGTTCGAGCAAGACACCCGCATGGTGCTGGATCACCTGCGCCACGGCAGACCCCTCTATATCCATACTGAAAACATGCTCCACGCCCTGGCGGTGGCCGAGGCAGCCGAGCGATCTGCCCAAACCCAGCAGGTGGTTTGCGTTCAGGATTGGCCCTAA
- a CDS encoding Dps family protein, whose translation MSETSTLRQSFNSVRDNPVLLGTEVTQPVCEGMNALLASFQGLYLQYQKHHFVVEGTEFYPLHQLFKDHYEQAREHVHDLGERLEGLGGVPVASFATLAQLCCFTPEPDGAFGARQMLMNDLAAEQAIIDLLRRQAAQAESLGDRATRYLYEQILLKTEDRAFHLHHFLANDSLVFGLMNGRA comes from the coding sequence ATGTCCGAAACTTCAACCCTGCGCCAGTCTTTCAACAGCGTGCGCGACAATCCCGTCCTGCTCGGCACCGAGGTAACCCAGCCGGTTTGCGAGGGGATGAACGCCCTGCTGGCCAGCTTCCAGGGGCTGTACTTGCAGTACCAGAAGCATCACTTCGTGGTAGAAGGCACTGAGTTCTATCCGCTGCACCAACTCTTCAAAGATCACTACGAGCAGGCGAGGGAGCATGTCCACGACCTGGGAGAACGCCTAGAAGGGCTGGGAGGTGTGCCGGTAGCCAGCTTTGCCACCTTGGCCCAGCTTTGCTGCTTTACCCCTGAGCCGGATGGAGCTTTTGGGGCGCGGCAAATGTTAATGAACGACCTGGCGGCAGAGCAGGCCATCATCGATCTGCTGCGGCGACAGGCAGCCCAGGCGGAGAGCCTTGGGGATCGGGCCACTCGCTACCTCTACGAGCAAATCCTGTTGAAAACAGAGGATCGCGCTTTCCATCTCCATCACTTCCTGGCCAACGACAGCCTGGTGTTCGGCTTGATGAACGGCAGAGCCTAG
- a CDS encoding AmpG family muropeptide MFS transporter: MGVLLLLGFSSGLPLLLINTTLNAWLTQAGLTTIAIGLFNLLNLPYSFKFLWSPVLDRFLLPAPGSLRGSRRRGWMALTQVLLLLSIGLLGFQDPTQTWLEALGWEELAQTWPGITVFTRPIFLVGLLVAFLSASQDIAVDAYRTDILAEREMGAGVAIFVFGYRIALLVSSGVSLILADYLPWWQVYGIMALLMSIGVVTSFLAPEPENSALKPTSLRSAILEPFQSFWRHRLAWAILLFVVCFKLPDSLAGQMTPTFLLQTGFSTSDLGIIRSWIGLLATLAGAFVGGEWVSRIGTYRCLFIFAALQGIGNLGLGAIGLVGQNYPLLLGATIFDNMAGGMGTAAFLAFLMSLCDRQFSATQYALLTSVFAVGGTLAGAVSGYLAAAVNWPLFYLITAMTAAPAMVILLWLGPPSSPATPATTASEP; the protein is encoded by the coding sequence ATGGGCGTTCTGCTGCTGTTGGGGTTTTCTTCGGGTTTGCCGCTGCTGCTGATCAACACCACCTTGAATGCTTGGCTGACCCAAGCGGGCTTGACCACCATTGCCATCGGCTTGTTTAACCTGCTCAATTTGCCCTACTCCTTTAAGTTTCTGTGGTCGCCTGTTCTGGATCGATTTCTGTTGCCGGCACCGGGATCCCTGCGGGGCAGTCGGCGGCGGGGGTGGATGGCCCTGACCCAAGTGCTGTTGCTGCTCAGCATAGGGCTACTGGGTTTTCAGGATCCGACCCAAACCTGGCTGGAAGCTCTGGGATGGGAAGAGCTGGCCCAGACTTGGCCGGGAATCACGGTTTTCACCCGCCCGATCTTTCTGGTGGGGTTGCTGGTGGCTTTTTTGAGCGCCTCTCAGGACATCGCGGTGGATGCCTACCGTACCGATATCTTGGCAGAGCGGGAGATGGGGGCAGGGGTAGCCATTTTCGTATTCGGCTACCGTATCGCGCTGCTGGTCAGCAGTGGCGTGAGTTTGATCTTGGCGGACTATTTGCCCTGGTGGCAGGTGTACGGGATCATGGCACTGCTGATGTCAATCGGGGTGGTCACCTCGTTTTTGGCTCCCGAGCCGGAAAACAGCGCCCTCAAGCCTACCTCTTTGCGGTCGGCTATCCTCGAGCCGTTTCAATCTTTTTGGCGGCACCGCTTGGCCTGGGCGATCCTGCTGTTTGTGGTCTGCTTCAAGTTGCCGGATAGCTTGGCAGGGCAAATGACCCCCACATTTTTGTTGCAGACGGGGTTTAGCACCAGCGATCTGGGCATTATCCGCAGTTGGATAGGCTTGTTGGCCACCTTGGCTGGGGCTTTTGTGGGGGGGGAGTGGGTCAGCCGCATCGGCACCTACCGCTGTCTGTTCATTTTCGCAGCCTTGCAAGGGATCGGCAATTTGGGCCTGGGAGCGATTGGGTTGGTGGGGCAAAACTATCCGCTGCTGCTGGGGGCAACCATTTTCGACAACATGGCCGGGGGCATGGGCACGGCTGCTTTTCTGGCTTTTTTGATGAGCCTCTGCGACCGGCAATTTAGTGCCACTCAGTATGCTTTGCTCACCAGTGTGTTTGCCGTGGGGGGAACCTTGGCCGGGGCTGTGTCAGGCTATTTGGCGGCTGCAGTCAATTGGCCTTTGTTTTATCTGATCACGGCGATGACAGCCGCTCCGGCAATGGTGATCCTGCTGTGGCTCGGCCCCCCTTCATCGCCTGCAACCCCGGCCACAACCGCATCTGAACCGTAA
- a CDS encoding phycobilisome linker polypeptide, protein MRMFKITACVPSQTRIRTQRELQNTYFTKLVPYENWFREQQRIQKSGGRILKVELATGKPGMDVGLL, encoded by the coding sequence ATGCGCATGTTCAAGATCACGGCCTGTGTGCCCAGCCAAACCCGAATTCGCACCCAGCGGGAGCTGCAAAATACCTACTTCACCAAGCTGGTGCCCTATGAGAACTGGTTTCGGGAACAGCAGCGCATCCAGAAATCGGGTGGCCGCATCCTGAAGGTGGAGCTGGCCACGGGTAAGCCTGGGATGGACGTAGGACTGCTGTAG
- a CDS encoding YcjF family protein — MSQKSPSFLEKLTDLTRQIVDRARGIPEASESLEKPEAFKSFWNSVSQILQKDLLEAQTELGHCNILVIGKSGVGKSTLVNAVFRDELARTGVGSPVTRHIRQYSKPGCPITIYDTPGMELDGEQNQQVRLEVSQLIEELRFKDPEHHIHLVWYCLHHELKRLEEVERKWLKELELKDVPVILVLTQCLEYPNPEESEFFRYLQHQNLPVRYIVPVLARNKAINRQITIPAHGLEHLIGCTLELLPEVARLAFIRQQLLRVDLKAEAAFKYVSGYVASAAFIGAVPLPFADAPLLVTAQAGMIANISFIFGFEASPSFYYSLIAALAGTTITTAIGRTIVSNLLKMIPGPGIVGSAIQSTTAATLTLSLGLAYIELMKAIARAKIQGIQLSPEEMKDIFTREYQSYVASGSKTLKDDFSS; from the coding sequence ATGTCTCAGAAAAGCCCATCCTTCTTAGAGAAACTGACTGACCTAACCCGCCAAATTGTTGACCGTGCCCGAGGGATCCCAGAAGCTTCTGAATCTCTCGAGAAGCCAGAAGCCTTTAAGTCTTTCTGGAATTCGGTGTCTCAGATACTACAGAAGGACCTCCTAGAGGCGCAGACAGAGTTGGGCCACTGCAACATCCTGGTCATTGGCAAAAGCGGGGTGGGCAAGAGCACCTTGGTCAATGCAGTGTTTAGAGATGAGCTGGCCCGTACCGGTGTTGGCAGCCCCGTCACCCGCCACATTCGTCAGTATTCCAAGCCAGGTTGCCCAATCACCATCTACGATACACCTGGCATGGAACTAGACGGTGAACAGAATCAGCAAGTTCGCCTGGAGGTTTCCCAGCTTATCGAGGAGCTGCGCTTTAAGGATCCTGAACATCACATCCATCTTGTTTGGTACTGCCTCCACCACGAACTGAAGCGGTTGGAGGAAGTTGAACGCAAATGGCTAAAGGAGTTGGAACTCAAAGACGTTCCCGTCATCTTGGTCTTAACCCAATGCTTGGAATATCCCAATCCTGAAGAGAGCGAGTTTTTCCGGTATTTGCAGCATCAAAATTTGCCTGTCCGCTACATTGTTCCCGTTTTGGCCCGCAACAAGGCGATTAACCGGCAAATTACCATTCCTGCCCACGGGCTGGAGCACCTAATTGGCTGCACGCTAGAGCTTTTGCCGGAAGTGGCTCGCCTTGCCTTTATCCGCCAGCAATTGCTGCGGGTGGATCTCAAAGCCGAGGCTGCCTTTAAGTACGTATCAGGCTATGTGGCCAGTGCAGCGTTTATCGGGGCAGTGCCCCTTCCCTTTGCAGATGCCCCTCTGTTGGTTACAGCCCAAGCAGGCATGATTGCCAATATCAGCTTTATTTTTGGCTTCGAGGCTTCCCCTTCTTTTTACTACTCTTTGATAGCCGCTTTGGCAGGCACTACAATTACAACAGCAATCGGGCGAACGATTGTGTCCAACTTGCTGAAGATGATTCCCGGCCCGGGGATTGTAGGCAGCGCTATCCAATCCACTACGGCAGCCACCCTCACTCTCTCTCTGGGCCTGGCCTATATCGAGCTGATGAAGGCCATCGCCCGCGCCAAAATCCAAGGGATCCAGCTATCTCCAGAAGAGATGAAAGATATCTTTACACGCGAGTACCAAAGTTATGTTGCCTCGGGATCCAAAACTCTGAAAGATGACTTTTCATCCTAG
- a CDS encoding glycosyltransferase family 2 protein, producing the protein MLSEPPVELVELSVVVPCKNEADNLEHLFERLRQTLDPLGIPYEIICVNDGSQDDTLEKLIAFHHQDPRIKVVNLSRCFGKEIALTAGLDHASGNAVVPIDADLQDPPELIPEMLQQWRQGYQVVYAVRRSRQGESWLKRFTANGFYWLIDQLSQVRIPRNTGDFRLLDRQVVEAVKQLRERTRFMKGIFAWVGYRQTAIFYDRAPRFRGKTQWNYWRLWNLAIEGITSFSSWPLRVWSYIGLAISVPAFLYGLFLIIRTLLFGSDVPGYASLAVMILFLGGIQLISLGVIGEYLGRVFEEVKGRPLYLVDGTFGFETPRPSPALDSVPTQKLG; encoded by the coding sequence ATGTTGTCTGAGCCCCCGGTTGAGTTGGTTGAATTATCGGTTGTTGTCCCCTGCAAAAATGAGGCGGACAACCTGGAACACCTGTTTGAGCGTCTGCGGCAGACCTTGGATCCTTTAGGGATTCCCTACGAGATCATTTGTGTCAACGATGGCAGCCAAGACGACACACTGGAAAAGCTGATCGCCTTTCACCATCAGGATCCCCGCATCAAAGTGGTGAACCTTTCCCGGTGTTTTGGCAAGGAGATCGCCCTCACCGCCGGCCTCGATCACGCCTCTGGCAACGCTGTCGTTCCCATCGATGCCGACCTGCAAGATCCGCCAGAGCTGATCCCGGAGATGCTGCAGCAGTGGCGGCAAGGCTATCAGGTGGTTTATGCAGTGCGTCGCAGCCGCCAAGGGGAAAGCTGGCTGAAACGCTTTACAGCCAACGGCTTCTATTGGTTGATTGATCAACTCAGCCAGGTGCGGATCCCGCGCAATACGGGGGATTTTCGACTGCTGGATCGGCAGGTGGTGGAGGCAGTTAAACAGCTGCGAGAGCGCACCCGCTTTATGAAAGGGATCTTTGCCTGGGTGGGCTACCGGCAAACGGCCATTTTTTACGATCGCGCCCCCCGCTTTCGCGGCAAAACCCAGTGGAACTACTGGCGGCTGTGGAACCTAGCCATAGAAGGCATCACCTCTTTTAGCTCTTGGCCGTTGCGGGTGTGGAGCTACATAGGGTTGGCGATCTCGGTTCCAGCCTTTTTGTATGGCCTTTTTCTCATCATCCGCACCTTGCTCTTTGGCTCCGATGTACCTGGCTATGCCTCTTTAGCGGTGATGATCTTGTTTTTGGGCGGGATCCAGCTGATCAGCTTGGGCGTGATTGGCGAGTATTTAGGCCGCGTTTTTGAAGAAGTGAAAGGCCGCCCCCTCTACCTGGTCGATGGCACCTTTGGGTTTGAGACCCCACGACCTTCCCCTGCCCTAGATTCAGTACCTACGCAAAAGCTAGGATGA
- a CDS encoding (2Fe-2S) ferredoxin domain-containing protein, which yields MSKFPKQGIPFESEGQFLGFLPDKDGKLKYLRWQAGADVFSGKIPKPLRSALYRTLKPGDTVQICGEREVDPHKGREKWVLYRVVPLGERAGGLSSASGAEAASEPVAPNITDIKGDIKGTDIKGKVLVCQKSDCYRRGAGAVMQALNAHLAAYSGSICVQGVGCMKDCKRGPHVVFMPDKARYSGVSPQGIPALLERHFPLSSPQPQEVEAAASS from the coding sequence ATGAGCAAGTTTCCTAAGCAAGGGATCCCGTTTGAGTCGGAGGGCCAGTTTTTGGGATTTCTTCCCGATAAAGACGGCAAGCTCAAGTACCTGCGTTGGCAAGCCGGAGCGGACGTTTTTTCCGGCAAGATCCCCAAGCCCCTGCGTTCTGCCCTTTACCGCACCCTCAAACCTGGAGACACCGTGCAGATCTGTGGGGAGCGGGAGGTGGATCCGCACAAAGGGCGAGAGAAGTGGGTGCTTTACCGGGTGGTTCCCCTCGGAGAGAGGGCGGGGGGTTTGTCTTCGGCTTCTGGGGCTGAGGCAGCTTCCGAACCGGTTGCTCCAAACATCACAGATATCAAAGGAGATATCAAAGGTACAGACATCAAAGGTAAGGTGCTGGTCTGCCAGAAATCCGACTGTTATCGGCGTGGGGCCGGAGCGGTGATGCAAGCCCTGAACGCCCACTTGGCCGCCTACTCTGGTTCGATTTGCGTGCAGGGGGTGGGCTGCATGAAAGATTGTAAACGGGGCCCCCATGTGGTGTTTATGCCCGACAAGGCTCGTTATAGCGGCGTTTCCCCCCAGGGGATCCCGGCTTTGTTGGAGCGGCATTTTCCGCTTTCCTCGCCGCAACCCCAAGAGGTTGAAGCAGCAGCTTCTTCCTAA
- a CDS encoding Asr1405/Asl0597 family protein has product MNPVFLDSERGYLLNIPLGERWRVGRRLMELGIPAICTGDGRLRVEVSTPLAVLQVRSVIRQHTARRQELLDGLEVCWQLNTEAGGQDEQVS; this is encoded by the coding sequence ATGAACCCCGTCTTTCTGGACTCTGAGCGCGGCTATCTCTTGAACATTCCTCTGGGCGAGCGCTGGCGCGTTGGTCGGCGGCTGATGGAATTGGGGATCCCGGCGATTTGTACAGGAGATGGTCGTCTGCGGGTGGAGGTGAGTACTCCGTTGGCCGTTCTACAGGTGCGCAGTGTGATCCGTCAGCACACAGCGCGGCGACAGGAGTTATTGGATGGCCTAGAGGTTTGTTGGCAGCTCAACACGGAGGCTGGGGGTCAAGATGAGCAAGTTTCCTAA
- the apcB gene encoding allophycocyanin subunit beta, with protein MQDAITAVINSYDVQGKYLDSSAMEKLKAFFATGELRVRAAATIAANASTIVKDAAAKALLYSDLTRPGGNMYTTRRYAACIRDMDYYLRYATYAMLAGDPSILDERVLNGLKETYNSLGVPIGATIQAIQAMKEVTAALVGAEAGKEMGVYFDYICSGLS; from the coding sequence ATGCAAGACGCAATTACTGCTGTAATCAACAGCTACGATGTTCAAGGCAAGTATCTGGACAGCTCGGCCATGGAGAAGTTGAAAGCCTTCTTCGCCACAGGCGAGCTGCGGGTGCGGGCGGCTGCCACCATCGCGGCCAATGCCTCCACCATCGTCAAGGATGCTGCTGCCAAGGCGTTGCTGTACTCTGATCTCACCCGTCCTGGCGGCAACATGTACACCACCCGTCGCTATGCTGCCTGCATCCGCGACATGGACTACTACCTGCGCTACGCCACCTACGCCATGCTGGCCGGGGATCCCTCCATTCTGGACGAGCGGGTGCTGAACGGGCTCAAGGAGACCTACAATTCCCTGGGAGTGCCCATTGGGGCAACCATCCAGGCCATCCAAGCCATGAAAGAGGTAACTGCCGCTCTGGTGGGTGCTGAGGCCGGCAAGGAAATGGGGGTGTACTTCGATTACATCTGCTCTGGCCTGAGCTAA
- the hslO gene encoding Hsp33 family molecular chaperone HslO, whose protein sequence is MPDHLIRATAAEGKIRVVGLVATQAVQEARERHKLSYVATVALGRAMSAALLLAANLKRRQARINLQLKGNGPLGNIWVDAGLDGTVRGYVSNPAIELPLTAESKLDVGQAVGRYGYLHVLRDLGYGQPYTSAVELVSGEVGDDITYYLSSSEQIPSAVLLGVNLDSQRVRAAGGVLLQLMPGAPASLIPEMEARLAKVEEFSPMLACGGGLRELLQLCLGDLDLKIAPEMRTIRFYCKCNSDRVKGALRMLGRDELLDMIHTDKGAEAVCQFCNEVYRISEDELRSIVAEMSATP, encoded by the coding sequence CTGCCGGATCACCTCATCCGGGCCACGGCGGCAGAAGGCAAAATCCGAGTGGTGGGCTTGGTGGCCACCCAGGCGGTACAAGAGGCAAGGGAGCGGCACAAGCTCTCCTATGTGGCGACAGTGGCCTTGGGGCGGGCCATGAGCGCAGCCCTGTTGCTGGCGGCCAACTTGAAGCGACGCCAGGCGCGGATTAACCTGCAACTGAAAGGGAATGGCCCCTTGGGCAACATCTGGGTGGATGCCGGCTTGGATGGCACGGTACGCGGGTATGTGAGCAACCCCGCCATTGAGCTTCCTCTCACTGCCGAGAGCAAGTTGGATGTGGGCCAAGCCGTTGGGCGCTATGGCTACCTCCATGTGCTGCGGGATCTGGGGTATGGCCAGCCTTACACCAGCGCGGTGGAGCTGGTTTCGGGAGAGGTGGGAGACGACATCACCTACTACCTCTCCTCCTCAGAGCAGATTCCCTCGGCAGTCCTTCTGGGAGTAAATCTCGACTCACAGCGGGTACGCGCCGCCGGCGGAGTGTTGTTGCAGCTGATGCCAGGGGCGCCGGCCAGTCTGATCCCAGAGATGGAAGCCCGTTTGGCCAAAGTGGAAGAATTTAGCCCGATGTTGGCTTGCGGCGGCGGCTTGCGGGAGCTGTTGCAACTTTGCCTGGGCGACCTGGATCTGAAAATTGCGCCGGAAATGCGCACCATCCGCTTCTACTGCAAGTGCAATTCCGACCGAGTGAAGGGGGCCCTGCGCATGCTGGGGCGGGACGAGTTGCTCGATATGATCCACACCGACAAGGGGGCAGAAGCGGTTTGCCAATTCTGCAACGAGGTCTACCGCATCTCGGAAGACGAGCTGCGCTCGATTGTGGCGGAGATGTCGGCCACCCCCTGA
- a CDS encoding ABC transporter ATP-binding protein — MLPDVPTRLEPIIAAHNLSKVYPVAVKDPGVVGTLRHFFRRTYRHIPAVQSVSFQVQPGEMVGFLGPNGAGKTTTLKMLTGLIYPSGGTVQVVGHVPYRREPAFLRQITLVMGQKQQLIWDLPAMDSLRINAAVYEIPEKEFRERVGELAELLDLESKLKQPVRKLSLGERMKAELLAALLHRPQILFLDEPTLGLDVNAQAGVRQFLRDYNRRYGATVLLTSHYMADITALCQRVLVINAGQLMYDGDLEALLERFAPYREVRLKLARPCPVAQLQLYGEVRTDGDPGSCEARLWVQREQLTQTVAKLLAELDVLDLTVTDPPIEEVIGRVFADGIPSASP, encoded by the coding sequence ATGTTGCCTGATGTGCCGACCCGGTTGGAGCCAATCATCGCTGCCCACAACCTGAGCAAGGTTTACCCGGTGGCCGTCAAGGATCCCGGAGTGGTTGGCACCCTGCGCCACTTTTTTCGCCGCACCTATCGCCACATCCCGGCGGTGCAGTCCGTGAGCTTTCAAGTTCAGCCGGGGGAGATGGTGGGATTCTTGGGGCCCAACGGGGCGGGCAAGACCACGACCCTCAAGATGTTGACCGGTTTGATCTATCCGTCCGGCGGCACGGTGCAGGTGGTCGGCCATGTGCCTTACCGCCGGGAGCCGGCGTTTTTGCGGCAGATCACCCTGGTGATGGGACAGAAGCAGCAGCTCATTTGGGATCTGCCGGCAATGGACTCTCTGCGCATCAACGCTGCCGTTTACGAGATCCCTGAGAAGGAGTTTCGGGAGCGGGTGGGGGAGCTGGCAGAGCTGCTCGACCTAGAAAGCAAGCTGAAGCAACCGGTGCGCAAGCTCTCGCTGGGGGAGCGGATGAAGGCGGAGCTGTTGGCGGCTCTGTTGCACCGCCCGCAGATCTTGTTTTTGGACGAGCCCACCTTGGGGTTGGATGTCAACGCCCAGGCCGGCGTGCGGCAATTTCTGCGGGACTACAACCGCCGCTATGGAGCAACGGTGCTGTTGACCAGCCATTACATGGCCGATATTACTGCGCTGTGCCAACGGGTGCTGGTCATCAACGCGGGGCAGCTCATGTACGATGGCGACCTCGAGGCATTGCTGGAGCGCTTTGCCCCCTACCGAGAGGTGAGGTTGAAATTGGCTCGCCCTTGCCCTGTTGCCCAACTGCAGCTCTATGGAGAGGTGCGCACGGACGGGGATCCGGGCAGCTGTGAGGCGCGGCTGTGGGTGCAGCGGGAGCAGCTCACCCAAACGGTGGCCAAGCTCTTGGCAGAGCTGGATGTGCTGGATCTAACGGTAACCGACCCGCCCATCGAGGAAGTGATCGGGCGGGTGTTTGCGGATGGGATCCCTTCGGCCAGCCCATAG
- a CDS encoding allophycocyanin subunit alpha, with product MSVVTKSIVNADAEARYLSPGELDRIKSFVTSGEKRLRIAQVLTESRERIVKQAADQLFQKRPDIVSPGGNAYGEEMTATCLRDMDYYLRLITYGIIAGDVTPIEEIGLVGVREMYNSLGTPIPAVAESIRQMKQVAMGLLSPDDAAEAGYYFDFVVGAMS from the coding sequence ATGAGTGTTGTTACGAAATCGATTGTGAACGCGGACGCGGAGGCCCGCTACCTCAGCCCGGGGGAACTGGATCGGATCAAGTCCTTTGTCACCTCGGGCGAGAAGCGGTTGCGCATTGCTCAAGTCTTAACCGAGTCTCGTGAGCGCATCGTCAAACAAGCTGCCGACCAACTCTTCCAGAAGCGCCCCGACATTGTCTCTCCGGGGGGCAATGCCTACGGGGAAGAGATGACGGCGACTTGCCTGCGCGATATGGACTACTACCTGCGCCTGATCACTTACGGCATCATTGCCGGCGATGTCACCCCGATTGAAGAGATCGGCCTGGTGGGTGTCCGCGAGATGTACAACTCCCTGGGCACACCCATTCCGGCGGTGGCCGAGAGCATTCGTCAAATGAAGCAGGTGGCCATGGGTCTGCTCTCTCCTGACGATGCGGCTGAAGCCGGCTACTACTTCGACTTTGTGGTGGGGGCAATGAGCTAA